One Microvirga thermotolerans DNA window includes the following coding sequences:
- a CDS encoding GcrA family cell cycle regulator, with translation MTDAGATWTDERVELLKKLWADGLSASQIAAELGNVTRNAVIGKVHRLGLSGRAKDKAAAPAAQRPRKAARAPSAPAPIAPQTRNNVVIAPISRPPVAEEEPETMPVDDVAIPMSERVTIMDLRESMCRWPMGDPTKPEFRFCGARSVTGLPYCSHHARVAYQPVADRKRERKLARA, from the coding sequence ATGACAGATGCGGGTGCAACCTGGACCGACGAAAGGGTCGAGCTTCTCAAGAAGCTCTGGGCCGACGGCTTGAGCGCGAGCCAGATCGCGGCCGAGCTGGGCAACGTGACCCGGAACGCGGTGATCGGGAAGGTCCATCGCCTTGGCCTGTCCGGGCGGGCCAAGGACAAGGCGGCCGCCCCGGCCGCCCAGCGCCCCCGCAAGGCGGCCCGCGCACCCAGCGCCCCTGCCCCTATTGCGCCGCAAACCCGGAACAATGTGGTGATCGCTCCCATTTCCCGTCCGCCTGTGGCGGAAGAGGAGCCGGAAACCATGCCTGTGGACGATGTGGCGATCCCGATGTCCGAGCGCGTGACCATCATGGACCTTCGGGAGTCCATGTGCCGCTGGCCCATGGGCGACCCGACGAAGCCGGAATTCCGCTTCTGCGGGGCGCGTTCGGTGACCGGCCTGCCCTACTGCTCGCACCATGCCCGCGTCGCCTACCAGCCGGTCGCGGACCGCAAGCGCGAGCGCAAGCTGGCGCGCGCGTGA